One genomic segment of Podarcis raffonei isolate rPodRaf1 chromosome 7, rPodRaf1.pri, whole genome shotgun sequence includes these proteins:
- the FASTKD3 gene encoding FAST kinase domain-containing protein 3, mitochondrial isoform X1 — protein sequence MASMNFRCIQASISRMQACRQLLTRGTALNHFGQQIRQFRLCPHGSSTLRTVCSVCGFQCMACRNYHMELGNHPGYVTGMVQLHGEAGNSVKSGSTWTDEQVFLKKLNCFCSYKDIFRFVSTLESLSDTMVAAVLQRLCDVQLEDSMLNNPEEVMEDEVFRSLCFQLEQESRSLSESGLVNSLNALIKLRVDPWSTLMVRLVSESQERLDKGQMTIRNLCVLGESLFNLEGPSCAILEQIMDQVQSTNLEDWKADEMAMVYKMLQLGVGERGKYQALLNKMSNLTVTRVPQFSPEMTSTVLNALVVLDQTQAIPLVIKLCKHSVRHVPYLTDNELEKVLEAFIHFGHNDQFFTEALERHVAKYAFTMHPCAVSKVMQFCSRKRILSKSIFNAVAESFIYNADNFTTAQIAEQIIPFGKLNYLPPCAPSLFQKLERILSTRSAQFQPHVFLSLLHACTLVERYPLNFLAKVFSPYFLQQLQAEGPGLKKSVLSQLTQLFLTVTLECPSYEGPQLRPKYIVKSFLTPDRSMESLVDSHLYSRVKAGLTDLLGARIYFASHVLTPYCYTLDIEIKLNDEGFVLPANRHEEAYQRIALCIDDQRRFCTNSHNLLGKEAIKQRHLQLAGYEVVQIPFFEFESLKTRSDIVEYLHKKIFSNSYRLSW from the exons ATGGCTTCCATGAATTTTAGATGTATCCAGGCATCTATTTCTAGAATGCAAGCATGTAGGCAGCTACTAACTCGAGGCACAGCCTTGAACCATTTTGGCCAGCAAATTAGGCAGTTCAGGTTATGTCCCCATGGTTCTTCAACATTGCGAACAGTGTGTTCAGTCTGTGGTTTTCAGTGCATGGCTTGTAGAAACTACCATATGGAACTGGGAAATCACCCCGGCTATGTTACGGGAATGGTGCAACTCCATGGAGAAGCTGGTAACAGTGTAAAATCTGGCAGCACGTGGACAGATGAACAGGTGTTTTTGAAGAAGTTGAACTGTTTCTGTTCATACAAAGACATTTTCAGATTTGTAAGCACATTGGAAAGTTTATCTGACACCATGGTGGCAGCTGTCCTTCAGCGGTTGTGTGATGTTCAACTGGAGGACAGTATGCTGAATAATCCAGAAGAGGTGATGGAGGATGAAGTCTTCAGGTCACTTTGCTTCCAACTGGAACAAGAATCACGAAGCCTGTCTGAATCTGGTCTTGTAAATTCACTAAATGCTTTGATAAAATTACGTGTGGATCCCTGGAGTACTTTGATGGTTCGTTTGGTGTCAGAGAGCCAAGAACGCCTTGATAAAGGCCAGATGACTATTAGAAATCTGTGTGTTCTTGGAGAATCCTTGTTCAATCTAGAGGGTCCAAGTTGTGCTATTCTGGAACAAATTATGGACCAAGTTCAAAGTACAAACCTGGAGGACTGGAAGGCTGATGAAATGGCTATGGTCTACAAAATGCTGCAGCTGGGTGTCGGGGAGAGAGGAAAGTACCAAGCCCTATTAAACAAAATGAGCAATTTAACTGTAACTCGGGTTCCTCAGTTCAGCCCCGAAATGACAAGTACAGTGTTAAATGCTCTGGTGGTTCTTGATCAAACCCAAGCCATTCCTCTAGTGATAAAGCTTTGCAAGCATTCAGTACGGCACGTCCCATATTTGACTGACAATGAGCTAGAAAAGGTACTGGAGGCTTTCATTCATTTTGGACACAACGACCAGTTCTTCACTGAAGCTCTAGAAAGACATGTTGCCAAATACGCCTTCACCATGCATCCCTGTGCAGTTTCCAAAGTCATGCAGTTCTGCAGCAGGAAGCGCATCCTTTCTAAAAGCATCTTCAATGCAGTGGCAGAAAGTTTCATCTACAATGCTGACAACTTCACCACTGCTCAAATCGCTGAGCAGATTATTCCATTTGGGAAACTCAACTATTTGCCTCCGTGTGCTCCTTCTCTTTTCCAAAAGCTTGAAAGGATACTCAGCACTCGATCGGCCCAGTTTCAGCCCCATGTATTCTTGAGCCTTCTTCATGCATGCACCCTAGTTGAACGCTATCCCCTGAATTTCCTGGCAAAAGTCTTTAGTCCCTATTTTCTGCAGCAGTTGCAAG CTGAAGGACCTGGTTTGAAGAAGTCTGTTCTTTCTCAGTTGACCCAGCTATTTCTAACAGTTACACTGGAGTGTCCTTCCTACGAG GGTCCCCAACTCCGTCCCAAGTACATTGTCAAGTCCTTTCTCACGCCAGATCGTTCAATGGAGTCCTTGGTAGACAGTCACCTCTACAGCAGAGTAAAGGCTGGCCTCACTGACCTCTTGGGGGCCCGGATATATTTTGCCTCTCACGTGTTGACACCATACTGCTATACTCTGG ATATCGAGATTAAACTCAATGATGAAGGATTTGTACTACCAGCTAATAGACATGAAGAGGCATACCAAAG AATAGCTCTCTGCATTGATGATCAAAGAAGATTTTGCACAAACAGTCACAATCTTCTTGGAAAAGAGGCCATTAAGCAAAGGCACCTACAGCTAGCTGGTTACGAAGTTGTGCAG ATTCCATTTTTTGAATTTGAGTCACTGAAGACCAGAAGTGATATAGTGGAATACCTGCACAAGAAAATTTTTTCTAACTCTTATAGGCTGAGCTGGTGA
- the FASTKD3 gene encoding FAST kinase domain-containing protein 3, mitochondrial isoform X2 has translation MASMNFRCIQASISRMQACRQLLTRGTALNHFGQQIRQFRLCPHGSSTLRTVCSVCGFQCMACRNYHMELGNHPGYVTGMVQLHGEAGNSVKSGSTWTDEQVFLKKLNCFCSYKDIFRFVSTLESLSDTMVAAVLQRLCDVQLEDSMLNNPEEVMEDEVFRSLCFQLEQESRSLSESGLVNSLNALIKLRVDPWSTLMVRLVSESQERLDKGQMTIRNLCVLGESLFNLEGPSCAILEQIMDQVQSTNLEDWKADEMAMVYKMLQLGVGERGKYQALLNKMSNLTVTRVPQFSPEMTSTVLNALVVLDQTQAIPLVIKLCKHSVRHVPYLTDNELEKVLEAFIHFGHNDQFFTEALERHVAKYAFTMHPCAVSKVMQFCSRKRILSKSIFNAVAESFIYNADNFTTAQIAEQIIPFGKLNYLPPCAPSLFQKLERILSTRSAQFQPHVFLSLLHACTLVERYPLNFLAKVFSPYFLQQLQAEGPGLKKSVLSQLTQLFLTVTLECPSYEGPQLRPKYIVKSFLTPDRSMESLVDSHLYSRVKAGLTDLLGARIYFASHVLTPYCYTLDIEIKLNDEGFVLPANRHEEAYQSSLH, from the exons ATGGCTTCCATGAATTTTAGATGTATCCAGGCATCTATTTCTAGAATGCAAGCATGTAGGCAGCTACTAACTCGAGGCACAGCCTTGAACCATTTTGGCCAGCAAATTAGGCAGTTCAGGTTATGTCCCCATGGTTCTTCAACATTGCGAACAGTGTGTTCAGTCTGTGGTTTTCAGTGCATGGCTTGTAGAAACTACCATATGGAACTGGGAAATCACCCCGGCTATGTTACGGGAATGGTGCAACTCCATGGAGAAGCTGGTAACAGTGTAAAATCTGGCAGCACGTGGACAGATGAACAGGTGTTTTTGAAGAAGTTGAACTGTTTCTGTTCATACAAAGACATTTTCAGATTTGTAAGCACATTGGAAAGTTTATCTGACACCATGGTGGCAGCTGTCCTTCAGCGGTTGTGTGATGTTCAACTGGAGGACAGTATGCTGAATAATCCAGAAGAGGTGATGGAGGATGAAGTCTTCAGGTCACTTTGCTTCCAACTGGAACAAGAATCACGAAGCCTGTCTGAATCTGGTCTTGTAAATTCACTAAATGCTTTGATAAAATTACGTGTGGATCCCTGGAGTACTTTGATGGTTCGTTTGGTGTCAGAGAGCCAAGAACGCCTTGATAAAGGCCAGATGACTATTAGAAATCTGTGTGTTCTTGGAGAATCCTTGTTCAATCTAGAGGGTCCAAGTTGTGCTATTCTGGAACAAATTATGGACCAAGTTCAAAGTACAAACCTGGAGGACTGGAAGGCTGATGAAATGGCTATGGTCTACAAAATGCTGCAGCTGGGTGTCGGGGAGAGAGGAAAGTACCAAGCCCTATTAAACAAAATGAGCAATTTAACTGTAACTCGGGTTCCTCAGTTCAGCCCCGAAATGACAAGTACAGTGTTAAATGCTCTGGTGGTTCTTGATCAAACCCAAGCCATTCCTCTAGTGATAAAGCTTTGCAAGCATTCAGTACGGCACGTCCCATATTTGACTGACAATGAGCTAGAAAAGGTACTGGAGGCTTTCATTCATTTTGGACACAACGACCAGTTCTTCACTGAAGCTCTAGAAAGACATGTTGCCAAATACGCCTTCACCATGCATCCCTGTGCAGTTTCCAAAGTCATGCAGTTCTGCAGCAGGAAGCGCATCCTTTCTAAAAGCATCTTCAATGCAGTGGCAGAAAGTTTCATCTACAATGCTGACAACTTCACCACTGCTCAAATCGCTGAGCAGATTATTCCATTTGGGAAACTCAACTATTTGCCTCCGTGTGCTCCTTCTCTTTTCCAAAAGCTTGAAAGGATACTCAGCACTCGATCGGCCCAGTTTCAGCCCCATGTATTCTTGAGCCTTCTTCATGCATGCACCCTAGTTGAACGCTATCCCCTGAATTTCCTGGCAAAAGTCTTTAGTCCCTATTTTCTGCAGCAGTTGCAAG CTGAAGGACCTGGTTTGAAGAAGTCTGTTCTTTCTCAGTTGACCCAGCTATTTCTAACAGTTACACTGGAGTGTCCTTCCTACGAG GGTCCCCAACTCCGTCCCAAGTACATTGTCAAGTCCTTTCTCACGCCAGATCGTTCAATGGAGTCCTTGGTAGACAGTCACCTCTACAGCAGAGTAAAGGCTGGCCTCACTGACCTCTTGGGGGCCCGGATATATTTTGCCTCTCACGTGTTGACACCATACTGCTATACTCTGG ATATCGAGATTAAACTCAATGATGAAGGATTTGTACTACCAGCTAATAGACATGAAGAGGCATACCAAAG CTCTCTGCATTGA
- the MTRR gene encoding methionine synthase reductase isoform X2: MCCKTNRRFLLLYASQKGQAKAIAEEIYHQAKDSGLEADLHCISESDKYNLNSEKDPVVIVTSTTGTGEPPDTAVKFVKEINDKSLPSDHFSHLRYGLLGLGDSEYTFFCNGGKIIDKRFQELGAQRFYEVGLADDAVGLELVVDPWIAGLWPALHQEFASRKKERNYTEQPPSLCADAVCNSCINSRVERLKLEVLGVNNDLLAKAVTKSELPLQGSQPSLFHSVPPLSQLALNVPALPPEYLEVHFQESSEQDPSLCCVSESSVFQVPVIKAVQLTRDDAIKRTLLLELDISKTTFSYQPGDAFNVICPNYTSEVEELLHILGLSEKKDYFVCLKVKAGTKKRGAAVPLYIPEKSTVKFILTWCLEIRAVLKKAFLRSLVEYTTDAGEKRRLQELCSKQGSSDYNAFIRDVGVCLLDLLHAFPACKPPLSLLLEHLPKLQARPYSAASSSLFQSGKMSFIFNVLEFPTHLGELRRGVCTGWLLQLVSPILQSSTKAEELLIPKQTFFTYQRIHQFPLLWLVQELELHHLLVSCNIDRSSKKITKTGHLERHGCFLAVATRSKITCSKRSSGALLKVAH, translated from the exons ATGTGCTGTAAAACAAACCGTAGGTTTTTGCTCCTATATGCGAGCCAGAAGGGTCAGGCAAAAGCTATAGCTGAGGAAATATACCATCAGGCCAAGGACAGTGGGCTTGAAGCAGATCTTCACTGCATCAGTGAGTCAGACAAG TATAACTTGAATAGTGAAAAAGACCCTGTGGTTATTGTTACTTCTACTACGGGTACAGGAGAGCCACCAGACACAGCAGTCAAGTTTGTTAAGGAAATTAACGATAAATCTCTGCCGTCGGACCACTTTTCCCATTTACGATACGGATTGCTAG GCCTGGGAGACTCAGAATACACATTTTTCTGCAATGGTGGGAAGATAATAGACAAACGATTTCAGGAACTTGGAGCACAACGCTTTTATGAGGTTGGACTCGCTGATGATGCTGTCGG TTTGGAATTGGTGGTTGACCCTTGGATTGCTGGACTTTGGCCTGCCCTCCACCAAGAATTTGcatccagaaagaaagaaagaaactacaCTGAACAACCTCCATCTCTTTGTGCTGATGCAGTTTGTAACTCGTGCATAAACTCCAGAGTAGAGCGTTTGAAGCTAGAAGTTTTGGGTGTGAACAATGATCTCCTAGCAAAAGCAGTTACTAAGTCAGAACTTCCCCTTCAAGGCTCTCAGCCTTCACTTTTCCACTCGGTTCCTCCACTTTCACAGTTGGCTCTTAATGTTCCTGCTTTGCCACCAGAATACCTAGAAGTGCACTTTCAAGAAAGCTCTGAGCAG GATCCCAGCCTGTGTTGCGTTTCAGAGAGCTCCGTTTTCCAGGTTCCTGTCATCAAGGCTGTTCAACTTACTAGGGATGATGCAATTAAAAGGACTTTGCTGCTAGAACTTGATATTTCT AAAACCACATTTAGCTACCAGCCTGGGGATGCCTTTAATGTCATTTGCCCTAATTATACCAGTGAGGTGGAAGAGCTTCTTCATATCTTGGGACTGTCAGAGAAGAAAGATTACTTTGTTTGCTTGAAGGTTAAGGCAGGCACTAAAAAAAGAG GAGCAGCTGTGCCACTGTATATACCTGAAAAGAGTACTGTGAAATTTATTCTGACGTGGTGTCTGGAAATAAGAGCAGTTCTCAAAAAG GCATTTTTGCGCTCTCTGGTAGAATACACCACTGATGCTGGAGAAAAAAGGAGACTGCAAGAGCTGTGTAGCAAACAAGGATCCTCTGACTACAATGCTTTCATAAGGGATGTGGGTGTGTGCTTGTTGGACTTACTCCATGCTTTTCCAGCTTGCAAGCCTCCCCTAAGTCTTCTCCTGG AACATCTTCCTAAATTGCAAGCCAGACCCTACTCGGCTGCAAG CTCCAGTTTATTTCAGTCTGGAAAGATGAGTTTCATCTTTAATGTTCTGGAGTTTCCCACCCATCTAGGTGAACTGCGAAGAGGGGTGTGCACCGGGTGGCTGCTTCAGCTGGTTTCCCCAATCCTTCAGTCAAGTACAAAAGCGGAGGAGCTCCTAATTCCAAAG CAAACATTTTTCACTTACCAGAGGATCCATCAATTCCCTTTATTATGGTTGGTCCAGGAACTGGAATTGCACCATTTATTGGTTTCCTGCAACATAG